The Sorangiineae bacterium MSr11367 genome window below encodes:
- a CDS encoding alpha/beta hydrolase, with protein MKIGTTWFIALSMALGCGASASPLPEKSPDLGIAEATVRVGAQEVHYLHAGADATTVVLIHGWPESSREWRYLIPRLARRYRVIAPDLRGIGGTSEPSPEYAKAALARDIHELVVTLGSRRVFLIGHDIGGIVAYAYGRLYPAEVKGVAILDIPIPGTKPWDDVSASPHAWHYGFHQQKPLAEKLIAGRQFMYFRSFIDAHAVHPEAITDQDVEAYAAAYGSPASLTAGFELYRAFGADIVFGSTHREPIDLPILLAGADHSVSSLEPAQAEALRQLGVRNVQVATIPDSGHYVAEENPEATADVIETFIRDTP; from the coding sequence ATGAAAATAGGAACTACGTGGTTCATCGCGCTTTCCATGGCGCTTGGCTGCGGGGCGTCCGCATCTCCCTTGCCGGAAAAAAGCCCGGACCTCGGGATTGCCGAGGCGACCGTCCGGGTCGGCGCCCAGGAGGTCCATTATCTCCATGCCGGGGCCGACGCTACGACCGTCGTGCTCATTCACGGTTGGCCCGAGAGCTCGCGTGAATGGCGCTACCTCATTCCTCGTCTCGCCCGGCGCTACCGCGTCATCGCGCCCGACCTCCGAGGGATCGGTGGGACGTCGGAGCCCTCTCCCGAGTATGCCAAAGCGGCACTTGCTCGCGACATCCACGAGCTCGTCGTGACGCTCGGCTCTCGACGTGTCTTCCTCATCGGTCATGACATCGGCGGCATCGTTGCCTATGCCTACGGACGCCTCTATCCCGCCGAGGTGAAAGGGGTGGCCATTCTCGATATTCCCATCCCTGGCACGAAGCCATGGGACGATGTGAGCGCGTCGCCCCATGCGTGGCACTACGGATTTCACCAGCAAAAGCCGCTCGCGGAGAAACTCATCGCGGGCCGACAATTCATGTACTTTCGGTCATTCATCGACGCGCACGCCGTCCACCCCGAGGCGATAACCGATCAGGACGTCGAGGCGTATGCGGCGGCATACGGCAGCCCGGCGAGCCTGACGGCAGGGTTCGAGCTGTATCGCGCGTTCGGCGCCGATATCGTGTTTGGCAGCACACACCGAGAGCCCATCGATCTTCCCATTCTGCTCGCCGGCGCGGATCACAGTGTTTCGAGCCTCGAGCCCGCACAGGCGGAGGCCTTGCGACAGCTTGGTGTACGCAACGTGCAAGTTGCAACCATTCCCGATTCTGGACACTATGTCGCTGAGGAAAACCCCGAGGCCACGGCCGACGTGATCGAGACGTTCATCCGCGATACCCCGTGA
- a CDS encoding AraC family transcriptional regulator, protein MRIAPCVEEGCTARSPLRVHDHASLAFYVRGEAVIQQRQTLAVRAGDILVMPAGETHRTLSANHRSQWGIGFHVADFDEREMGSLLEPFERARQGSPPIVRIPDHRRVHLERLCAELHRETTHAANGARHRRIAQKSLLALILTEVARAASVTSGLPSEPTLTSEALSFIEANYLRPISLTDVAAAVRRSPSYTTTTLKRTTGKTVVEWIMAARLAEARSRLIHTDEMVDVIAERVGYADATHFIRLFRRAHGATPAAWRAQQRGLTGYRG, encoded by the coding sequence GTGCGAATCGCGCCCTGTGTGGAGGAGGGCTGCACCGCCCGGTCGCCTCTCCGCGTGCACGATCACGCATCGCTCGCCTTTTATGTCCGTGGCGAAGCGGTCATTCAGCAGCGCCAGACGCTGGCCGTTCGAGCGGGAGATATCTTGGTCATGCCGGCCGGCGAAACCCACCGGACCTTGAGCGCCAACCATCGGAGTCAATGGGGCATTGGATTCCATGTGGCCGACTTCGACGAACGCGAAATGGGGTCGTTGCTCGAGCCCTTCGAGCGAGCGCGCCAGGGGTCGCCACCCATCGTACGAATACCCGATCACCGGCGCGTGCATCTCGAACGGCTCTGCGCGGAGCTCCACCGCGAGACGACCCATGCGGCGAATGGAGCCCGCCACAGGCGCATCGCGCAGAAGAGTCTTCTCGCGCTCATCCTCACCGAGGTCGCGCGGGCGGCGAGCGTGACTTCGGGATTGCCTTCGGAGCCAACCTTGACGAGCGAGGCGCTCTCGTTCATCGAAGCCAACTACCTGCGCCCGATCTCGCTGACCGACGTCGCGGCAGCCGTACGGCGATCGCCGTCGTACACGACGACGACGTTGAAACGCACGACGGGAAAGACCGTCGTGGAATGGATCATGGCCGCACGGCTCGCGGAAGCGCGCAGCCGGTTGATCCACACGGACGAAATGGTGGACGTCATCGCCGAGCGGGTGGGCTACGCCGACGCGACGCACTTCATCCGGCTCTTTCGCCGCGCCCACGGTGCCACGCCTGCCGCATGGCGCGCGCAACAGCGCGGTCTCACGGGGTATCGCGGATGA
- a CDS encoding antibiotic biosynthesis monooxygenase, which translates to MSLLVQIEFKVRGDSETEFLRVARALASAAATEPGTLRYQWFVTPTPGHYSIIEEYVDADAAEAHNHHVESLLREFFAVADLVSAAFYGELNEYVRNWVSGREGISVHAPLKP; encoded by the coding sequence ATGAGTCTTCTGGTGCAAATCGAGTTCAAAGTACGGGGCGACAGCGAAACAGAGTTTCTGCGGGTAGCTCGGGCACTGGCCTCCGCCGCCGCGACCGAGCCGGGAACGTTGCGCTACCAGTGGTTCGTCACGCCGACGCCTGGTCATTATTCGATCATCGAGGAGTACGTCGACGCCGACGCCGCCGAAGCGCACAACCACCATGTGGAATCACTTCTGCGCGAATTCTTTGCAGTGGCCGATCTGGTGTCGGCGGCCTTCTACGGAGAACTCAACGAGTACGTGCGCAATTGGGTTTCCGGCCGTGAGGGCATTTCGGTCCATGCGCCATTGAAGCCGTGA
- a CDS encoding alpha/beta hydrolase encodes MRLSLFAAMLFLAAPLTACSHSSPSPPTPSAPREPPAFTTTVSGSGQMVVFIPDLTAPGAMWDSTLAHLGGRVEAHVVEVAGFAGNPPTSAPLMPKLRDGIVRYLRERHAKKPILVGLMFGAAIAYWIAMTEPDLVGGVVAIDAPPSFGKGAPEQEAEEERDRILSADPQKYPTMVRRRLGKCMNDSARADWLAEKAGRSSSAAHAEAFFDMATRDLRPLVASIRAPVLLFRTTENIPADFRTEAEREYREALAPIPKHEMLIVNGSRHYVMFDAPDVFFANLDRFLAANTFRGR; translated from the coding sequence ATGCGACTATCCCTCTTCGCGGCGATGCTCTTCCTCGCGGCTCCGTTGACGGCGTGCAGCCATTCGTCGCCCTCGCCTCCCACTCCTTCCGCTCCGCGTGAGCCGCCGGCGTTCACGACGACCGTGTCCGGAAGCGGCCAAATGGTAGTGTTCATCCCGGATCTGACCGCGCCCGGGGCGATGTGGGACAGCACCCTCGCGCACCTCGGCGGGCGCGTCGAAGCCCACGTCGTCGAAGTGGCGGGGTTCGCGGGCAATCCGCCCACGAGCGCGCCGCTCATGCCGAAGCTGCGCGACGGTATCGTGCGCTACCTTCGCGAGCGCCACGCGAAGAAGCCAATTCTCGTGGGGCTCATGTTCGGTGCGGCCATCGCGTATTGGATCGCGATGACCGAGCCCGATCTCGTCGGCGGCGTCGTAGCCATCGATGCTCCACCGTCGTTCGGCAAAGGCGCGCCGGAGCAGGAGGCCGAGGAGGAGCGCGACCGGATCCTTTCGGCCGATCCGCAGAAATACCCGACCATGGTGCGCCGGCGGCTCGGCAAGTGCATGAACGATTCCGCGCGCGCCGATTGGCTCGCCGAGAAGGCAGGCCGGTCCTCCAGCGCCGCCCATGCCGAAGCGTTCTTCGATATGGCAACCCGCGATCTGCGACCTCTCGTTGCCAGCATCCGCGCGCCGGTGCTTCTGTTCCGAACCACGGAGAACATCCCCGCCGACTTTCGCACCGAGGCCGAACGCGAGTACCGAGAAGCGCTCGCCCCCATTCCGAAGCACGAGATGCTGATCGTGAATGGCTCCCGGCACTACGTGATGTTCGATGCGCCCGACGTCTTCTTCGCCAACCTCGATCGCTTCCTCGCAGCGAACACGTTTCGGGGGCGGTGA
- a CDS encoding chitinase, translating into MSIQRIMSFLLTFTLAGVCASAVAGCSDDARTPPPAATSSARIVADFVVSEAQFQQMFPNRNAFYTYSGMIDALSAYPAFAHTGSDEIQKREAAAFLANVSHETGGLVYIVEQNTASYPHYCDASQPYGCPAGQAAYYGRGPLQLSWNFNYKAAGDALGIDLLNNPYLVENDSAVSWKSALWFWNTQSGAGTMIPHDAMVNDRGFGETIRSINGSIECNGGNPAQVQSRINAYTNFVQILGATPGGNLGC; encoded by the coding sequence ATGTCCATTCAACGAATCATGTCTTTCCTTCTCACGTTCACCCTGGCCGGCGTATGTGCAAGCGCCGTCGCGGGATGCAGCGACGACGCTCGGACGCCCCCACCCGCCGCAACCTCGAGTGCACGCATTGTGGCGGACTTCGTGGTGAGCGAGGCCCAATTCCAACAGATGTTCCCGAACCGGAATGCCTTCTACACCTACAGCGGCATGATCGACGCATTGAGCGCCTATCCAGCCTTCGCCCATACCGGCAGCGATGAAATCCAGAAGCGCGAGGCCGCCGCGTTCCTGGCCAACGTGAGCCACGAGACGGGAGGATTGGTCTACATCGTGGAGCAGAATACGGCGAGCTACCCGCACTATTGCGACGCCAGCCAGCCCTATGGTTGTCCCGCCGGCCAAGCGGCTTATTATGGTCGCGGCCCCCTCCAATTGAGCTGGAACTTCAATTACAAAGCCGCCGGCGATGCCCTGGGGATCGACCTGCTCAACAATCCGTACCTCGTGGAGAACGACTCCGCGGTGTCCTGGAAGTCGGCCCTCTGGTTCTGGAACACGCAGTCGGGCGCCGGCACGATGATCCCGCACGACGCCATGGTCAACGATCGCGGTTTCGGCGAGACGATCCGCAGCATCAACGGATCCATCGAATGCAACGGCGGCAACCCTGCCCAAGTGCAGAGCCGCATCAACGCCTACACGAATTTCGTCCAGATCCTAGGCGCAACCCCCGGAGGCAACTTGGGTTGTTGA
- a CDS encoding LysR family transcriptional regulator, which translates to MSPIQPDDLSFFCVLASSGSLTAAARQLGVSKAAVSKHLAQMEARGGVVLVNRTTRRMNLTPEGELYLACARRILDQMDELAQLLGNARTAPKGLLRINATLGFGRSHVAPVLSRFVRAYPAVEVQLTLSVDPPSLSDDAYDVCIRFGEPPDARVVARRIALNRRILCAAPSYLAQHPMPRSPRDLARHHCIGIRQGNDRYGVWPLTSGSGAAQKTETVRVRGNLSTNDGEVAVKWALDGHGILMRAEWDIADYLREGTLVQILPEYRTPDADIYAVHSPHHRLSARARLFVDFLASCLAGVHANPRAPRRPSNKT; encoded by the coding sequence ATGTCCCCCATCCAACCAGACGATCTTTCATTTTTCTGTGTGCTCGCCAGCAGTGGAAGCCTGACCGCGGCCGCACGCCAGCTGGGTGTGTCGAAAGCCGCCGTCAGCAAGCACCTGGCGCAGATGGAGGCGCGCGGCGGGGTCGTGCTGGTGAATCGAACCACGCGGAGGATGAATCTGACACCCGAGGGGGAGTTGTATCTCGCCTGCGCGCGCCGGATTCTCGATCAGATGGACGAATTGGCGCAATTGCTGGGGAATGCCCGTACGGCGCCCAAGGGCCTTTTGCGCATCAACGCGACGTTGGGCTTCGGGCGTAGCCACGTGGCCCCCGTTCTATCCCGCTTCGTGCGGGCGTATCCCGCCGTGGAGGTGCAGCTTACGCTGTCCGTCGATCCGCCGTCGTTGAGCGACGACGCGTACGATGTGTGCATCCGTTTTGGCGAGCCTCCGGATGCGCGTGTCGTTGCGCGCCGCATTGCCTTGAACCGGCGCATCCTGTGTGCGGCGCCGTCGTATCTTGCGCAGCATCCGATGCCGCGAAGTCCGCGCGACTTGGCCCGACACCACTGCATCGGCATTCGTCAGGGAAACGATCGATATGGCGTGTGGCCGCTGACCAGCGGAAGCGGCGCGGCGCAGAAGACCGAAACGGTCAGAGTCCGAGGCAACCTCAGTACGAACGACGGCGAAGTCGCGGTGAAATGGGCACTCGACGGCCACGGTATTCTGATGCGCGCGGAGTGGGACATTGCCGATTACCTACGTGAGGGGACCCTCGTTCAGATCCTGCCGGAATATCGCACGCCCGATGCCGATATCTATGCAGTGCATTCGCCTCACCATCGGCTATCGGCACGCGCGCGCCTCTTCGTCGATTTCCTGGCGTCATGCCTCGCGGGCGTACACGCGAATCCGCGTGCCCCGAGACGGCCCTCGAACAAGACGTGA
- a CDS encoding S1 family peptidase: MRTSKNYLLALTVALASGCSAKDGTEAIGASDDELVGAPLDSEHLFSVGVCTGNVNPDGSCPVSGTANTSRCSGTLVAPNLVITSRHCVERMNPPTSDRCTGSFNGTAINASVQITTSSTVYQSGSTWHRVESIRTPQGTKACTDDVALLTLATKVDIEPASVYLKQSSIELDLRQGFAMVGRGWFALRFDPETHERIEYDTGNLERRKRENIPFVCKPTETTPCSVYDLFASPPSATLVPGTIGYAAGTASGDSGAGLIPKVLFDKAHHYGLVAIHATTMTGPDGRQGTGQGLLLEPHANLIREAARAAAQRGAYPVPDWAL; encoded by the coding sequence ATGCGAACTTCGAAAAACTATCTTCTCGCTTTGACGGTGGCTCTCGCCTCGGGCTGCTCGGCCAAGGATGGAACCGAAGCGATTGGCGCATCGGACGACGAACTCGTTGGCGCTCCGCTCGATTCGGAGCATCTTTTTTCCGTCGGAGTGTGCACCGGAAACGTGAACCCCGACGGCTCGTGCCCCGTCTCGGGAACCGCGAATACCTCGCGATGCTCGGGCACGCTTGTCGCACCGAACCTGGTGATCACATCGCGACACTGCGTGGAGAGGATGAACCCGCCCACGAGCGACCGTTGCACGGGGTCGTTCAATGGAACGGCCATCAACGCCTCGGTTCAAATCACCACCAGCTCGACGGTCTATCAATCAGGATCGACGTGGCATCGGGTCGAATCCATTCGAACCCCACAAGGCACCAAGGCGTGCACCGACGACGTCGCGCTGCTCACACTGGCCACGAAGGTCGACATCGAACCGGCGTCGGTCTATCTGAAACAAAGCAGCATCGAGCTCGATCTCCGCCAAGGGTTCGCGATGGTCGGGCGCGGCTGGTTTGCCCTCCGCTTCGACCCGGAGACGCACGAGCGTATCGAATACGACACGGGAAACCTCGAACGCCGAAAACGCGAAAACATTCCGTTCGTGTGCAAACCCACGGAGACGACTCCATGCTCGGTCTATGACCTTTTTGCCTCTCCGCCCAGCGCAACACTCGTGCCGGGAACGATCGGCTACGCGGCGGGGACGGCGTCGGGCGATTCCGGGGCAGGGCTGATCCCCAAGGTGCTCTTCGACAAGGCTCACCACTACGGGCTGGTCGCCATCCACGCCACGACGATGACCGGGCCGGATGGACGGCAGGGCACCGGACAGGGCCTGCTCCTCGAGCCGCATGCGAACCTCATTCGCGAGGCAGCCCGCGCGGCGGCGCAACGTGGCGCGTACCCCGTTCCTGATTGGGCGCTCTAA
- a CDS encoding FG-GAP repeat protein — translation MNTTLGFRKMTFVHRAALGGIALAMAACSGVDRSEPTEGHRATSLVLASQQATLSASDASMQDLFGLQVAIDGDTAAVLGQTNNGGSSPDPGLAVYVFTRTGTGWVEQQKLTPSERVTQNDFGQIAIDGDTIAMGSHHGVYIFARSGSTWGEQQKLAPRAEDSTFGASVALDGDTLVAGAPTEDAAESRAGAAYVFTRSGTSWSEQQRIVAADGQIRDLFGFAVAVDGDRIAVGADAASERGFYTGAAYVFARSATGWTQQQKLLPDAVTGGDEFGGRLALKGGTLVIGSPGDDTKGEDTGALYVFTESNATWVEQTKLFSSEAVPSQILGASVAIDGSTIVAGTKVITENGGVAYTFERSTDGQWTQHEKLAPSDPEKVYLFGYCVAVSGSTKLVGALVRDPSGHGAAYVFGPS, via the coding sequence ATGAACACCACACTTGGCTTTCGCAAGATGACATTCGTTCACCGTGCCGCGCTCGGGGGCATCGCCCTCGCAATGGCCGCGTGCAGCGGAGTAGACCGCTCGGAACCTACCGAAGGCCATCGTGCGACGTCGCTCGTCTTGGCCTCGCAGCAAGCCACTCTTTCCGCCAGCGATGCAAGCATGCAGGACCTTTTCGGGCTCCAAGTCGCCATCGATGGCGATACGGCGGCCGTCCTCGGGCAGACGAACAATGGGGGAAGCTCTCCCGATCCCGGGCTGGCCGTGTACGTTTTCACCCGCACGGGCACGGGTTGGGTCGAGCAGCAAAAGCTGACGCCGAGCGAGCGTGTCACCCAAAATGACTTCGGCCAGATCGCTATCGACGGCGACACGATCGCGATGGGCTCGCACCATGGCGTGTACATTTTCGCCCGGTCGGGGAGCACCTGGGGTGAGCAACAAAAGCTGGCACCTCGGGCGGAGGACTCCACGTTCGGTGCTTCGGTCGCCCTCGATGGCGACACCCTCGTCGCGGGAGCACCGACCGAGGACGCCGCGGAATCTCGCGCGGGCGCAGCCTATGTGTTCACCCGATCGGGCACGAGCTGGAGCGAGCAACAAAGAATCGTGGCGGCAGACGGCCAGATTCGTGATCTGTTCGGCTTTGCCGTTGCGGTCGATGGTGATCGCATCGCCGTTGGGGCCGATGCCGCCAGTGAGCGAGGCTTCTACACGGGCGCCGCCTATGTCTTCGCGCGATCGGCCACGGGTTGGACCCAGCAGCAGAAATTGCTGCCCGACGCCGTCACGGGGGGAGATGAATTCGGTGGCAGGCTCGCGTTGAAGGGCGGAACCCTCGTCATCGGTTCCCCGGGCGATGACACCAAGGGAGAAGATACCGGTGCCCTCTACGTTTTCACGGAATCGAATGCGACGTGGGTGGAGCAGACAAAATTGTTCTCCAGCGAAGCCGTGCCGAGTCAGATTCTGGGCGCCAGCGTGGCCATCGACGGCTCGACCATCGTCGCCGGGACGAAGGTCATTACGGAGAATGGTGGAGTGGCCTACACCTTCGAGCGCTCCACCGATGGGCAATGGACCCAACACGAGAAACTCGCGCCGAGCGATCCAGAAAAGGTCTACCTCTTCGGATACTGCGTCGCCGTGAGTGGGAGCACCAAATTGGTCGGCGCGCTCGTTCGCGATCCCAGCGGTCACGGTGCGGCGTACGTCTTCGGGCCGAGCTGA
- the ylqF gene encoding ribosome biogenesis GTPase YlqF, protein MTIQWYPGHMNKARKAIADALPTKDVVLEVLDARMPRASANPVLGELCAHKACIKILSKSDLADPEVTKAWIRYLEAADGNGRVAAIALTTTRPGEMRAKIPEICKRLVPHRTGPAKSVRAMVVGIPNVGKSTLINTLMERKVTKVGDEPAVTKSQQLVTLKSGMTLSDNPGILWPRSDIDSAATMRLALGGALPDTVMDYEYVGLFAAEFFLARYPQLLCTRFKLAELPASPLDALQTIGRKRGCIRSGGVVDLHKAGDVLIHEFRNGTLGKISLEAPSDPP, encoded by the coding sequence ATGACCATCCAGTGGTACCCGGGCCACATGAACAAGGCCCGCAAGGCCATCGCCGACGCGCTTCCCACGAAGGACGTGGTGCTCGAGGTGCTCGACGCGCGCATGCCCCGAGCGAGCGCGAATCCTGTCCTGGGCGAGCTCTGCGCGCACAAGGCGTGCATCAAGATCCTGAGCAAGAGCGATCTGGCCGATCCCGAGGTCACCAAAGCGTGGATCCGCTACCTGGAAGCGGCGGACGGGAATGGACGCGTGGCCGCCATCGCCCTCACGACCACGCGCCCCGGCGAGATGCGGGCGAAGATTCCCGAGATCTGCAAGCGGCTCGTCCCCCATCGAACCGGACCGGCCAAGAGCGTGCGGGCGATGGTCGTGGGCATCCCCAACGTGGGCAAGTCGACCTTGATCAACACCCTGATGGAGCGCAAGGTCACCAAGGTGGGCGACGAGCCGGCGGTGACCAAGAGCCAACAGCTCGTCACCTTGAAGAGCGGGATGACCCTCTCCGACAATCCCGGGATCCTCTGGCCGCGCAGCGACATCGACAGCGCGGCCACGATGCGCCTCGCCCTCGGCGGCGCCCTCCCCGATACCGTGATGGATTACGAGTACGTCGGGCTCTTCGCCGCGGAGTTCTTTCTCGCGCGGTATCCTCAATTGCTCTGCACGCGTTTCAAGCTCGCCGAATTGCCCGCGTCCCCCCTCGACGCGCTCCAGACCATCGGGCGAAAGCGCGGCTGCATTCGAAGCGGCGGCGTCGTCGATTTGCACAAAGCTGGCGACGTATTGATTCACGAGTTCCGAAACGGCACCTTGGGCAAAATCAGCTTGGAAGCCCCGAGCGATCCTCCCTAG
- a CDS encoding nuclear transport factor 2 family protein: protein MSQEQEVRNAHDRFYAALNRVVMGDPSAMEEVWWHDEQVTTLHPLGGCSTGWAQVWVTWEELAATIPEGRVEVTELQVHVQGHVAYTICVEHASIYFAGGWVHFDSRATNVFLRKNGVWKMLHHHPDKAPDVQTAARS, encoded by the coding sequence ATGAGTCAGGAGCAGGAAGTTCGAAATGCCCATGATCGCTTTTACGCGGCCTTGAACCGTGTCGTGATGGGCGATCCTTCCGCCATGGAGGAGGTGTGGTGGCACGACGAGCAGGTCACGACCCTGCATCCCCTCGGTGGCTGCTCCACGGGCTGGGCGCAGGTTTGGGTCACCTGGGAGGAGCTCGCGGCGACCATTCCGGAGGGGCGGGTCGAGGTCACCGAGCTCCAAGTCCACGTGCAGGGCCATGTGGCGTACACGATTTGCGTGGAGCACGCGTCCATTTACTTCGCCGGGGGATGGGTCCATTTCGATTCGCGTGCGACGAATGTTTTTCTTCGCAAGAACGGTGTCTGGAAGATGCTTCACCATCACCCCGACAAAGCGCCCGACGTCCAAACCGCGGCTCGATCCTGA
- a CDS encoding pirin family protein, with protein sequence MTTESDVSVFSKRHRATHVRSVESVFRSNGFHWVGNGFHVSSYFPSAKLPAERVSPFVLMDYGPAKEFRPLAHGKRGVGWHPHRGFETVTLAWEGSVAHRDNAGHAGIIGPGDVQWMTAGAGIFHEEYHEESFTRRGGKLHMMQLWVNLPAKDKMAAPAYQPILAAQIPSVSVEGGGEVRVVSGEYGDARGPAHTFTPITMLDVQLSAGARLRVPLPAHHNALAVVAEGRVRAGEAFASTGELVLFANDGARLELVAEEEAHVIVLAGQPLDEPIVAYGPFVMNTVEQIQQAIFDVNGGKFGDVPE encoded by the coding sequence ATGACCACCGAATCCGACGTATCCGTATTTTCGAAACGTCATCGCGCGACCCACGTTCGCTCCGTCGAGAGCGTCTTTCGCAGCAACGGCTTTCATTGGGTCGGCAACGGCTTTCATGTGTCGTCGTATTTCCCGAGTGCAAAACTCCCCGCGGAGCGCGTAAGCCCGTTCGTCCTCATGGACTATGGCCCTGCGAAGGAGTTCAGGCCGCTCGCACACGGCAAGCGTGGCGTGGGGTGGCATCCTCACCGCGGCTTCGAGACCGTCACGCTCGCGTGGGAAGGCTCCGTCGCCCACCGGGACAATGCCGGCCATGCCGGCATCATCGGCCCCGGCGACGTGCAATGGATGACGGCGGGCGCCGGGATATTTCACGAGGAGTACCACGAGGAGAGCTTCACGCGCCGTGGCGGCAAGCTGCACATGATGCAGCTCTGGGTGAACCTCCCCGCGAAGGACAAGATGGCCGCGCCGGCGTACCAGCCCATCCTGGCGGCGCAAATCCCGTCCGTGTCGGTGGAGGGCGGTGGCGAGGTTCGCGTCGTTTCGGGGGAGTACGGCGATGCACGAGGTCCGGCGCATACGTTCACGCCCATCACGATGCTCGATGTCCAGCTTTCCGCCGGCGCGCGTCTGCGGGTCCCCCTTCCCGCGCATCACAACGCGCTCGCCGTGGTCGCCGAGGGGCGTGTGCGCGCAGGCGAAGCTTTCGCCAGCACGGGAGAACTTGTTCTTTTCGCCAACGACGGCGCGCGCCTCGAACTCGTCGCCGAGGAAGAGGCGCACGTGATCGTGCTCGCCGGCCAGCCCCTCGACGAACCGATCGTCGCCTATGGCCCCTTCGTGATGAACACCGTCGAGCAGATCCAGCAGGCGATCTTCGACGTCAACGGCGGGAAATTCGGCGACGTCCCGGAGTGA
- a CDS encoding LysR family transcriptional regulator, whose amino-acid sequence MLEGVTIEQLRTLRAVAEAGSFSAAARKLGRVQAAVSQSIDRLEALLELRLFDRSGRVPRLTRHGEAIVAAAAKIEGDVNALEELAARLKRGEETSLSIVVDALFPTASLVPFAKDFAAEHPSVSLVLFTDVLSGVTAHVRERKSAWGIAIEDADLSDLERRPLADVQLVPVAAREYVLAKRAGPIDVAGLEGTVQIVLGEHRDTADASDAQGVFAPHTWRVVDQATKHTLIANGLGWGHMPEHLVRDDLRAGRLVKLALDAWGGGTMRRSLVLVWRRGTVLGPVARWAQQRLSELCLGVVEPGSARRATHHGT is encoded by the coding sequence ATGCTCGAAGGGGTCACCATCGAACAATTGCGTACGCTGCGTGCGGTCGCCGAGGCCGGAAGCTTCTCGGCCGCGGCGCGCAAGCTCGGGCGCGTGCAAGCGGCGGTGAGCCAGTCGATCGACCGGCTCGAGGCGCTGCTCGAGCTGCGCCTATTCGATCGATCGGGGCGGGTGCCGCGGCTCACGCGCCACGGCGAGGCCATCGTGGCCGCGGCGGCGAAGATCGAAGGCGATGTGAACGCGCTCGAGGAGCTGGCGGCGCGTCTGAAACGCGGCGAAGAGACATCGCTCTCCATCGTCGTCGATGCGTTGTTCCCCACCGCATCGCTGGTGCCGTTTGCGAAGGACTTCGCGGCCGAGCATCCCTCCGTTTCCCTAGTGCTCTTCACCGACGTCCTCTCGGGGGTCACGGCACACGTGCGTGAGCGCAAATCGGCGTGGGGAATCGCCATCGAAGATGCCGACCTGAGCGATCTCGAGCGCCGCCCCCTTGCCGATGTGCAGCTCGTCCCCGTCGCTGCCCGCGAATACGTTCTCGCGAAACGAGCGGGCCCCATCGACGTGGCCGGCCTCGAGGGGACGGTGCAAATCGTCCTGGGGGAGCATCGCGACACGGCCGATGCGTCGGACGCGCAAGGCGTGTTCGCCCCGCACACCTGGCGCGTGGTCGACCAAGCCACGAAGCACACGCTGATCGCCAACGGTCTCGGCTGGGGGCACATGCCCGAGCACCTCGTTCGCGACGATCTGCGCGCGGGGCGGCTGGTGAAGCTCGCGCTCGATGCCTGGGGCGGCGGAACGATGCGTCGCTCGCTCGTGCTCGTGTGGCGGCGGGGAACCGTGCTCGGCCCGGTCGCGCGATGGGCGCAGCAGCGCCTCTCGGAGCTATGCCTCGGCGTGGTGGAGCCTGGCTCGGCTCGCCGCGCGACCCATCACGGCACGTGA